Below is a genomic region from Campylobacter geochelonis.
CCGCCATGCACACTTGCGTTTACTTTCTTGCCATTTTTTGTGAAATTTTCCCCAAGCCAAACGATATCTTTTTGGCTCACGCCACAAATTTTACTATACTCTTTTAAGCTTTTTTCAAAAGCTGACTCTTTCAAGAGTTGCATAGAGCTTTTTACGCCGACTTCTTCGCCATTTAAATCTATCTTATCATCAAAAAATAGCTTTGCTGGTTCGTTTATAAGATGGCTTTGAATTTTGCCACTTTTAGAGCATACCAAAGCTTCTCCATCGACGCGGGCAAATTTGCCATAGTCTGGATGGTCTTTTTGTACGATAACTAGATGAGTTGCGTTTGAGTGATGGATTTCGCCTGATAGCTTGGCTTGTGCTAAATTTGGTTGTTCTAAGTAGTTTTTAGCATAACGTTCATTTTCTATAATCCACCTTATAATCGCCATACAAAGAGCTAAATCAGTCCCTGATTTTATAGGTATCCATCTGCCTTTTTTACTTGATGCGAATTTAACTGCGTTTGTGACACTTGGATCAATCACAGCATAAGAGTACTCATCGTTATCGCTTCTTGCATTTGATAACATTTTTGCTTGTCGTTGGAAGGGGTTTCCGCCATTTGATGGCGCTGTTCCCCAAAAGAGGTTAAATTTAGCATTTTCATAGTCTGGCTTTGCATGCATAAAGCCTTTCGTTCCAAAGGCGATTTTACCGCCGACTCTAAAACCACCACCGCAAATTCCGCCATGCGAGTAGTAATTTACAGTACCAAATGACTTTTTCATAAACCTATCGACTATATCAGAGCGCCCATCATAAAGATAATAACATAGCAGCTGGTTTCGTTTGCTTCCATACTCTGGGTTTTCTTTATCTATTAATTCATCGCTAAAAATAGCTCTGAGTCCATCTACATGTCCCTCGCCAAAGAGATTTCCGCCCTCAACAACTTCTTTTATAAGTTGCTCAAAGCTTATCTTTTGCCATTTTCCCTCTCCTCGTTTGCCAACTCGTTTAAGAGGCGATAGTATGCGGATGTTTGACTCTGCCATCTTTGAAAGAGAAGCTCCACGACTGCATACAGTTGAGCGAAGTTCTTGGTTTTGTGCTAAATTTGCATATGCAACGCTTAGTGGTGTGTCGTAGTCTTGGTGATGAAAATTTGCTAATGGGTGATATGGATTTCCAGCGCACCTTACGATTTTACCATTATCAAGCCTAACTCTAATCCCACATTTTGTCGTGCATCCATGACACATACTTAAAACAACATCTTGATTTGGTGTTTTAAATACTTTACCATTTACTATTTTAAATTCTGGTTCGTGTGGAGTCCCTTGTGCTTTATAGTCATCTTGTGGTTGCGTGGCTAATGCTGGTGAGGCAAGAGCGCCTAAAGCCACAGTTTTTATAAAATTTCTTCTTTTCATTGTCTTTCCTTTAAAAAACATAGAGCTCTTCACTCCAGTGAATCACTCTTTTATACTCTTGACTCTCTTCATTTTTGGCTAGAATTTGGCTGATTCCATGGTAAAAAACTTGTGGGTTTGTATCTTTTGGACTATAAAGCACCATAGTTTTATGTGTTTGTAAAAATTTACGAATTTGTGAGTTTTCATCGTGTAAATCTCCAACAATCCTGCTTGCACCAACACAGCTCTCAACGCAAGCTGGCAACAGCCCATCGCGAAGTCTATGATCGCACAATGTGCATTTATCAGCAGTTAAGTTCTCTTTGTTTAAAAATCTAGCGTGATATGGACAGGCTTCAACGCAAAGAGCGCAACTAATGCAAGCTTGGGTATCAACTTTGACTATGCCATTTTGTCTTTGATAGCTTGCACCAGTTGGGCAAACATCAATACAAGCTGGTTTTTGACAATGGTTGCAAAGGCGAGGAAGTGAAGCGATAACGCCATTGCCTTTATCGTCTTTAGCTTCATACTCTGAAACAATAGTTCTAAACTGTGCTATTGGAACGTCATTTTCCATGCTACAACTTGCCGTGCAAGACTGACATCCTACACATCTACTTAAGTCTACAACCATACCATATCTTGGGGTTTTGCTATTTGTAAAAACGTTTGGACTAGCTTGCAATGAAACGGTTGAGGCAAAAACTAAACCGCATTTTTTGATAAATTCGCGCCTTTTATCTTGCGAAATTTCTTGCATTTTTTCTCCTTTTTGTGGCGATATTTGATAAAATATAATTTATAACATTAAAACTTTATATAATTAGCGTAAAATTTGTGTAAATTTAAGTGTTATTATAAATGTGAAATAAGGGTGTAATGCAGAATAAATTTGATAAATTTCAAAATTTAGCTAAATTTAGGAAAATCCTTCCTAAATCAGCGTAAATTTAATCGGCGTGTCAAATGTCGTTTTCACGCTTGGTTTTGGAAATTTGTGTTTGGTTTTATGGATAAATTTGATAGCAGCTTCATCTAGTATCTCATGCCCACTCGAATCGGTTATCCTAACATCGCTAACTGCGCCATCTTTATCGATGATGAACGATACTTTTACCGTTCCTCGCTTTTTAGTGATTCTTGCTTTGTGCGGATAGTGCTTTTTAGCGTATGCTGCGATGATGGCTTGAATTTGAGCTCCTATGTTTTCTTTCTCGCTTGCACTTAAATTTTGTGTTGGAGTCGTGCTTGTCATAGCGCTTGATGCGATAGAGTTTGTGCTTGCACTTAGCGCGTTATTTCCGCCAGTTTTAGCGACATCATCTTTTTTAGTATCATCTTTTTTTTCTTTTTTCTTCTCTGTTTTTTTCTTTTTTGGCTTCTCTTTTTTTGGTTTTGGTTCTGGTTTTTTAACCACCTCTTCGACGATTTTATCTTCGATAATCGGTTTTTCAACTATCGGTTCTAGCGGTTTTTCTTCTACTAAAGGCTCTTCTTCT
It encodes:
- a CDS encoding 4Fe-4S dicluster domain-containing protein codes for the protein MQEISQDKRREFIKKCGLVFASTVSLQASPNVFTNSKTPRYGMVVDLSRCVGCQSCTASCSMENDVPIAQFRTIVSEYEAKDDKGNGVIASLPRLCNHCQKPACIDVCPTGASYQRQNGIVKVDTQACISCALCVEACPYHARFLNKENLTADKCTLCDHRLRDGLLPACVESCVGASRIVGDLHDENSQIRKFLQTHKTMVLYSPKDTNPQVFYHGISQILAKNEESQEYKRVIHWSEELYVF
- a CDS encoding energy transducer TonB codes for the protein MKISQSQRKLENNGLALGLVISIALHGALAAGLYGHFNTTKPQALNLTRISLDVFNVGGGQSDLAPAQESVVEEIIEEEPLVEEKPLEPIVEKPIIEDKIVEEVVKKPEPKPKKEKPKKKKTEKKKEKKDDTKKDDVAKTGGNNALSASTNSIASSAMTSTTPTQNLSASEKENIGAQIQAIIAAYAKKHYPHKARITKKRGTVKVSFIIDKDGAVSDVRITDSSGHEILDEAAIKFIHKTKHKFPKPSVKTTFDTPIKFTLI